One Clupea harengus chromosome 3, Ch_v2.0.2, whole genome shotgun sequence DNA window includes the following coding sequences:
- the arpin gene encoding arpin translates to MSRIYHNTALGNKPVHNEKIGHVWNPSSFQSGSGVILEGQLIDVSRHVITDVQSKKERFNVLYIKPSRIHRRKFDAKGDEIEPNFSDTKKVNTGYLMSSYKVEAKGETDRLSEEHLRDIVNKPELMRITEKHCPSLAYAFWIPEAEAEKTELEMGQTIRLKTKGDGPFIFSFAKIDGGTVTKCNFAGDEEAGASWTDKIMASKASGEGAAKPEEQGEGADDEEWED, encoded by the exons ATGAGTCGGATATATCACAACACAGCACTTGGAAACAAACCTGTGCACAATGAAAAAATTGGACATGTGTGGAATCCTTCCTCTTTTCAAAG TGGTTCAGGTGTTATACTGGAGGGACAACTCATTGATGTATCACGCCACGTAATCACAGACGTACAAAGTAAAAAG GAGCGGTTTAATGTTTTATACATCAAACCTAGTCGAATCCACAGAAGAAAGTTTGATGCAAAAGGAGATGAGATTGAGCCCAATTTCAGTGATACCAAGAAGGTGAACACAGGCTACCTCATGTCTTCTTACA agGTGGAAGCCAAAGGAGAAACTGACCGCCTGTCTGAGGAGCATCTGAGGGACATTGTCAACAAACCAGAGCTGATGAGAATCACTGAAAAACATTGTCCCAGTCTGGCCTATGCATTCTGGATACCCGAGGCAGAGGCTGAGAAAACTGAACTGGAGATGGGTCAGACGATCCGTCTGAAAACCAAAGGAGACGGTCCGTTTATCT TTTCTTTTGCCAAGATAGATGGCGGCACCGTCACCAAGTGCAATTTTGCTGGAGACGAGGAGGCTGGGGCCTCATGGACGGATAAAATCATGGCCAGCAAAGCAAGTGGAGAGGGTGCGGCGAAGCCCGAGGAACAGGGAGAGGGGGCGGACGACGAGGAGTGG GAGGACTGA
- the fam169b gene encoding protein FAM169B isoform X1 — MESKQSQPGITYLVDCPDEDVDLTFKSEEKMSYLVNDSMKKTFTLPHGGKVDVCHDNIACLSLFSGDLNHSIFALHLPGDETQVVAVYLHREWWSVQDMMKTSCKSRSGLVVVSSIMERVILFLMSQIIFGILERTLDEEIHFSPHPLEEFGKILWQDGEAVGFYTIKKKGTLCNRCNGRSYLLPVLDTLFVRTPWRRKGLALRMLDDFCSSFPQEEALGFSYPISDGMYEVCRKFLEIHQEERDRLYEVESPGDWGQRRNVWLGLQLRRLPKHRQSPQTINTDKANKDKHKEGKVPPLSADRAGPALSSWKTPGSHFEMGGLPTSTIATPDNTQRNSGTKRAADHTDECENTKQRRTL, encoded by the exons ATGGAATCCAAACAGAGTCAACCCG GCATCACATATCTTGTGGATTGTCCTGATGAAGATGTTGATCTGACGTTTAAGTCGGAGGAGAAAATGTCATATTTGGTCAATGATTCTATGAAGAAAACTTTCACACTACCACATGGAGGAAAG GTGGACGTGTGTCATGATAATATAGCCTGCCTGTCACTTTTCAGTGGTGATCTAAACCATTCAATCTTTGCCCTGCATTTGCCTGGAGATGAAACTCAAG TGGTTGCAGTATACTTGCACAGAGAGTGGTGGTCTGTGCAAGACATGATGAAGACATCATGCAAATCCAGATCTGGACTGGTAGTG GTGAGTTCTATCATGGAGAGAGTCATTTTGTTTCTCATGAGTCAGATAATTTTTGGGATTCTGGAAAGAACTCTGGATGAAGAAATCCATTTTTCTCCTCATCCTTTGGAGGAATTCGGTAAAATCCTCTGGCAAGATGGAGAAGCTGTTGGATTTTACACCATAAAGAAGAAAG GTACCCTGTGCAATAGATGTAACGGGCGAAGCTACCTGCTTCCGGTGCTGGACACTTTGTTTGTTCGGACACCCTGGAGAAGGAAGGGGCTTGCCCTGCGGATGCTGGATGATTTCTGTTCTTCATTCCCTCAAGAGGAAGCACTGGGCTTCAGCTATCCCATTTCTGACGGAATGTATGAAG TGTGTAGGAAGTTCCTGGAAATCCATCAGGAGGAAAGGGACCGCCTGTATGAAGTGGAGAGCCCTGGAGACTGGGGTCAAAGACGCAATGTGTGGCTGGGCCTCCAGCTCCGGCGGCTTCCAAAGCACA GGCAGAGTCCACAAACAATCAACACTGACAAGGCTAATaaggacaaacacaaagagGGTAAAGTTCCTCCTCTTTCAGCTGACAGAGCTGGCCCTGCCTTGAGTTCATGGAAA ACCCCAGGGAGCCATTTTGAAATGGGTGGATTACCTACCAGTACCATAGCAACACCTGACAACACCCAAAGGAATTCTGGGACAAAGCGTGCAGCAGACCACACAGACGAGTGTGAGAACACTAAACAAAGAAGGACGCTTTAA
- the fam169b gene encoding protein FAM169B isoform X2, translating into MTGITYLVDCPDEDVDLTFKSEEKMSYLVNDSMKKTFTLPHGGKVDVCHDNIACLSLFSGDLNHSIFALHLPGDETQVVAVYLHREWWSVQDMMKTSCKSRSGLVVVSSIMERVILFLMSQIIFGILERTLDEEIHFSPHPLEEFGKILWQDGEAVGFYTIKKKGTLCNRCNGRSYLLPVLDTLFVRTPWRRKGLALRMLDDFCSSFPQEEALGFSYPISDGMYEVCRKFLEIHQEERDRLYEVESPGDWGQRRNVWLGLQLRRLPKHRQSPQTINTDKANKDKHKEGKVPPLSADRAGPALSSWKTPGSHFEMGGLPTSTIATPDNTQRNSGTKRAADHTDECENTKQRRTL; encoded by the exons ATGACAG GCATCACATATCTTGTGGATTGTCCTGATGAAGATGTTGATCTGACGTTTAAGTCGGAGGAGAAAATGTCATATTTGGTCAATGATTCTATGAAGAAAACTTTCACACTACCACATGGAGGAAAG GTGGACGTGTGTCATGATAATATAGCCTGCCTGTCACTTTTCAGTGGTGATCTAAACCATTCAATCTTTGCCCTGCATTTGCCTGGAGATGAAACTCAAG TGGTTGCAGTATACTTGCACAGAGAGTGGTGGTCTGTGCAAGACATGATGAAGACATCATGCAAATCCAGATCTGGACTGGTAGTG GTGAGTTCTATCATGGAGAGAGTCATTTTGTTTCTCATGAGTCAGATAATTTTTGGGATTCTGGAAAGAACTCTGGATGAAGAAATCCATTTTTCTCCTCATCCTTTGGAGGAATTCGGTAAAATCCTCTGGCAAGATGGAGAAGCTGTTGGATTTTACACCATAAAGAAGAAAG GTACCCTGTGCAATAGATGTAACGGGCGAAGCTACCTGCTTCCGGTGCTGGACACTTTGTTTGTTCGGACACCCTGGAGAAGGAAGGGGCTTGCCCTGCGGATGCTGGATGATTTCTGTTCTTCATTCCCTCAAGAGGAAGCACTGGGCTTCAGCTATCCCATTTCTGACGGAATGTATGAAG TGTGTAGGAAGTTCCTGGAAATCCATCAGGAGGAAAGGGACCGCCTGTATGAAGTGGAGAGCCCTGGAGACTGGGGTCAAAGACGCAATGTGTGGCTGGGCCTCCAGCTCCGGCGGCTTCCAAAGCACA GGCAGAGTCCACAAACAATCAACACTGACAAGGCTAATaaggacaaacacaaagagGGTAAAGTTCCTCCTCTTTCAGCTGACAGAGCTGGCCCTGCCTTGAGTTCATGGAAA ACCCCAGGGAGCCATTTTGAAATGGGTGGATTACCTACCAGTACCATAGCAACACCTGACAACACCCAAAGGAATTCTGGGACAAAGCGTGCAGCAGACCACACAGACGAGTGTGAGAACACTAAACAAAGAAGGACGCTTTAA
- the fam169b gene encoding protein FAM169B isoform X4, with the protein MSYLVNDSMKKTFTLPHGGKVDVCHDNIACLSLFSGDLNHSIFALHLPGDETQVVAVYLHREWWSVQDMMKTSCKSRSGLVVVSSIMERVILFLMSQIIFGILERTLDEEIHFSPHPLEEFGKILWQDGEAVGFYTIKKKGTLCNRCNGRSYLLPVLDTLFVRTPWRRKGLALRMLDDFCSSFPQEEALGFSYPISDGMYEVCRKFLEIHQEERDRLYEVESPGDWGQRRNVWLGLQLRRLPKHRQSPQTINTDKANKDKHKEGKVPPLSADRAGPALSSWKTPGSHFEMGGLPTSTIATPDNTQRNSGTKRAADHTDECENTKQRRTL; encoded by the exons ATGTCATATTTGGTCAATGATTCTATGAAGAAAACTTTCACACTACCACATGGAGGAAAG GTGGACGTGTGTCATGATAATATAGCCTGCCTGTCACTTTTCAGTGGTGATCTAAACCATTCAATCTTTGCCCTGCATTTGCCTGGAGATGAAACTCAAG TGGTTGCAGTATACTTGCACAGAGAGTGGTGGTCTGTGCAAGACATGATGAAGACATCATGCAAATCCAGATCTGGACTGGTAGTG GTGAGTTCTATCATGGAGAGAGTCATTTTGTTTCTCATGAGTCAGATAATTTTTGGGATTCTGGAAAGAACTCTGGATGAAGAAATCCATTTTTCTCCTCATCCTTTGGAGGAATTCGGTAAAATCCTCTGGCAAGATGGAGAAGCTGTTGGATTTTACACCATAAAGAAGAAAG GTACCCTGTGCAATAGATGTAACGGGCGAAGCTACCTGCTTCCGGTGCTGGACACTTTGTTTGTTCGGACACCCTGGAGAAGGAAGGGGCTTGCCCTGCGGATGCTGGATGATTTCTGTTCTTCATTCCCTCAAGAGGAAGCACTGGGCTTCAGCTATCCCATTTCTGACGGAATGTATGAAG TGTGTAGGAAGTTCCTGGAAATCCATCAGGAGGAAAGGGACCGCCTGTATGAAGTGGAGAGCCCTGGAGACTGGGGTCAAAGACGCAATGTGTGGCTGGGCCTCCAGCTCCGGCGGCTTCCAAAGCACA GGCAGAGTCCACAAACAATCAACACTGACAAGGCTAATaaggacaaacacaaagagGGTAAAGTTCCTCCTCTTTCAGCTGACAGAGCTGGCCCTGCCTTGAGTTCATGGAAA ACCCCAGGGAGCCATTTTGAAATGGGTGGATTACCTACCAGTACCATAGCAACACCTGACAACACCCAAAGGAATTCTGGGACAAAGCGTGCAGCAGACCACACAGACGAGTGTGAGAACACTAAACAAAGAAGGACGCTTTAA
- the fam169b gene encoding protein FAM169B isoform X3 → MESKQSQPGITYLVDCPDEDVDLTFKSEEKMSYLVNDSMKKTFTLPHGGKVDVCHDNIACLSLFSGDLNHSIFALHLPGDETQVVAVYLHREWWSVQDMMKTSCKSRSGLVVIIFGILERTLDEEIHFSPHPLEEFGKILWQDGEAVGFYTIKKKGTLCNRCNGRSYLLPVLDTLFVRTPWRRKGLALRMLDDFCSSFPQEEALGFSYPISDGMYEVCRKFLEIHQEERDRLYEVESPGDWGQRRNVWLGLQLRRLPKHRQSPQTINTDKANKDKHKEGKVPPLSADRAGPALSSWKTPGSHFEMGGLPTSTIATPDNTQRNSGTKRAADHTDECENTKQRRTL, encoded by the exons ATGGAATCCAAACAGAGTCAACCCG GCATCACATATCTTGTGGATTGTCCTGATGAAGATGTTGATCTGACGTTTAAGTCGGAGGAGAAAATGTCATATTTGGTCAATGATTCTATGAAGAAAACTTTCACACTACCACATGGAGGAAAG GTGGACGTGTGTCATGATAATATAGCCTGCCTGTCACTTTTCAGTGGTGATCTAAACCATTCAATCTTTGCCCTGCATTTGCCTGGAGATGAAACTCAAG TGGTTGCAGTATACTTGCACAGAGAGTGGTGGTCTGTGCAAGACATGATGAAGACATCATGCAAATCCAGATCTGGACTGGTAGTG ATAATTTTTGGGATTCTGGAAAGAACTCTGGATGAAGAAATCCATTTTTCTCCTCATCCTTTGGAGGAATTCGGTAAAATCCTCTGGCAAGATGGAGAAGCTGTTGGATTTTACACCATAAAGAAGAAAG GTACCCTGTGCAATAGATGTAACGGGCGAAGCTACCTGCTTCCGGTGCTGGACACTTTGTTTGTTCGGACACCCTGGAGAAGGAAGGGGCTTGCCCTGCGGATGCTGGATGATTTCTGTTCTTCATTCCCTCAAGAGGAAGCACTGGGCTTCAGCTATCCCATTTCTGACGGAATGTATGAAG TGTGTAGGAAGTTCCTGGAAATCCATCAGGAGGAAAGGGACCGCCTGTATGAAGTGGAGAGCCCTGGAGACTGGGGTCAAAGACGCAATGTGTGGCTGGGCCTCCAGCTCCGGCGGCTTCCAAAGCACA GGCAGAGTCCACAAACAATCAACACTGACAAGGCTAATaaggacaaacacaaagagGGTAAAGTTCCTCCTCTTTCAGCTGACAGAGCTGGCCCTGCCTTGAGTTCATGGAAA ACCCCAGGGAGCCATTTTGAAATGGGTGGATTACCTACCAGTACCATAGCAACACCTGACAACACCCAAAGGAATTCTGGGACAAAGCGTGCAGCAGACCACACAGACGAGTGTGAGAACACTAAACAAAGAAGGACGCTTTAA